One genomic window of Mogibacterium diversum includes the following:
- a CDS encoding YigZ family protein, with the protein MKLYDTVYQEAKAEYITQKSRFIAHISPVDSCDEAKAFISSIKSEYKDATHNVPVMVVGDKQEIQWSSEDGEPQGTAGAPILRMIVERGLTNLAIVVTRYFGGIKLGTGGLVRAYSTSARLAIDKALLSEVREAIVLTYEISYSHLTQIENISKTGVFKIAKIEYTDKITLDVSGDIDQKQSIIDTITEVTAGKCKLLKEKSRKNKFLIDSD; encoded by the coding sequence ATGAAGCTCTATGACACTGTATACCAAGAAGCTAAAGCTGAATATATAACCCAAAAATCTCGTTTTATAGCACATATTTCGCCGGTGGACTCATGTGATGAGGCGAAAGCGTTTATCTCGTCAATTAAGAGTGAATATAAGGATGCTACACACAATGTGCCGGTTATGGTAGTAGGAGATAAACAAGAGATACAATGGTCTAGTGAAGATGGTGAGCCACAGGGGACTGCTGGCGCACCGATTCTTCGCATGATTGTTGAAAGAGGGCTAACTAACCTGGCTATTGTCGTGACTCGCTATTTTGGTGGAATAAAGCTTGGTACTGGGGGCCTCGTGCGGGCATATTCGACTTCTGCGAGACTTGCGATAGATAAAGCATTGCTTTCTGAAGTAAGGGAAGCTATAGTTTTAACATATGAAATTTCATATTCGCATTTGACACAAATTGAAAACATTTCAAAAACAGGGGTTTTCAAGATTGCAAAAATAGAGTACACTGATAAAATCACACTGGATGTTAGTGGAGATATTGATCAAAAGCAATCAATAATCGATACAATAACAGAGGTTACCGCAGGTAAATGCAAGCTGTTGAAAGAGAAATCAAGAAAAAATAAATTTCTGATTGACAGTGATTAG
- the hslU gene encoding ATP-dependent protease ATPase subunit HslU, producing the protein MKNNIKTMTPKQIVAELDKYIIGQDEAKKSVAIALRNRYRRSLLSEDMREEITPKNILMMGPTGVGKTEIARRLAKIMEAPFVKVEATKFTEVGYVGRDVDSMVRDLVEASVRITKQQRINEKYGIADELVEEKIIDALVPGASSDNVKNVNGPNPFDFFLNNSNYPSQKKQYEEQQNLEKQSVPEDVAMAKEQVKIHLREGKLEDQLIDIEVEDSVNTNQLDMQNEGIGIAIGNIFGDMMPKKTKHKKVTVREARKILREQEAQNLIDMDQVIDDAIENAEQNGIIFIDEIDKIASRSSMASGADVSREGVQRDILPIVEGSVVNTKHGPVKTDHMLFIGAGAFHVSKPSDLIPELQGRFPINVELKNLDKADFKKILTATENAVTKQQKALLETEGVNVEFTDDSTDEIAEMAYLMNEQTENIGARRLYTILEKLLEDISFMLPDNSVEKIVIDREFVKNKFKETVKEVDVDKYIL; encoded by the coding sequence ATGAAAAATAATATTAAAACGATGACTCCTAAACAGATAGTGGCTGAGCTTGATAAATATATAATTGGACAGGATGAAGCAAAAAAATCAGTAGCAATTGCTCTCAGAAATAGATATAGGCGCAGTCTACTAAGCGAAGACATGAGAGAAGAAATCACTCCTAAAAACATTCTCATGATGGGACCTACTGGAGTTGGAAAAACTGAAATTGCAAGAAGACTTGCTAAAATTATGGAAGCACCTTTTGTAAAGGTTGAAGCCACCAAGTTTACTGAGGTGGGCTATGTTGGACGTGATGTTGATTCGATGGTTAGAGATCTAGTTGAGGCCTCTGTCAGGATTACTAAACAGCAACGTATAAATGAGAAATATGGAATTGCTGATGAACTTGTTGAGGAAAAGATTATTGATGCTCTTGTTCCAGGGGCGTCATCAGATAATGTCAAGAATGTTAATGGACCTAATCCGTTTGACTTTTTCCTTAACAATTCCAACTATCCAAGTCAAAAGAAGCAGTATGAAGAGCAGCAGAATTTGGAAAAGCAAAGTGTTCCAGAAGACGTTGCTATGGCTAAAGAACAAGTTAAAATTCATTTAAGAGAAGGCAAACTAGAGGATCAACTTATAGATATAGAAGTTGAGGACTCTGTAAATACTAATCAGTTAGATATGCAAAATGAAGGAATTGGCATAGCGATAGGCAATATATTTGGAGATATGATGCCTAAAAAGACCAAGCACAAAAAAGTTACGGTTAGGGAAGCAAGAAAAATCTTAAGGGAGCAAGAGGCACAAAATTTGATAGATATGGATCAAGTTATTGATGATGCTATCGAAAACGCTGAGCAGAACGGTATTATTTTCATTGATGAGATAGACAAAATTGCTTCTAGAAGTTCGATGGCTTCAGGTGCGGATGTTTCCCGTGAAGGTGTACAACGAGATATTCTTCCGATTGTTGAAGGGAGTGTAGTTAATACAAAACATGGTCCAGTAAAAACTGATCACATGTTATTTATTGGAGCTGGAGCATTTCATGTTTCTAAACCTTCTGATTTAATTCCGGAGCTGCAGGGAAGATTTCCGATAAATGTTGAGCTAAAGAATCTCGATAAAGCGGATTTTAAAAAGATTCTTACTGCTACAGAAAATGCTGTAACAAAACAACAAAAAGCATTACTCGAAACTGAAGGAGTAAATGTTGAGTTTACAGATGACTCAACGGATGAAATTGCTGAAATGGCATATCTTATGAATGAGCAGACTGAAAATATTGGAGCAAGAAGATTATATACGATTCTTGAAAAATTACTTGAGGATATATCATTTATGCTTCCAGATAATTCTGTTGAAAAGATAGTGATTGATAGAGAGTTTGTAAAAAATAAATTCAAGGAGACTGTCAAGGAAGTAGATGTTGACAAGTACATTTTGTAA
- the topA gene encoding type I DNA topoisomerase, which yields MPSTKTKTSTKNKKTTKSKKIARKRTLLIVESPSKAKVIGKYLGPSYNVLASVGHVRDLPKSRLGIDIENQFEPGYINIRGKGDKIKELKKAAASASRVLLATDPDREGEAISWHLAYLLDIDPKSECRIVFNEINKEAVKEAIKHPRSIDMGLVDAQQARRVLDRLVGYQISPLLWQKVRRGLSAGRVQSAALKMICDRENEIKSFVPEEYWTITADYGDNFNASLSKYNGEDIRITKAEEADAIEKQLSAGRFVVESVKTGKRKPKPYAPFTTSSLQQDASIKLNFQTKKTMQIAQQLYEGIDVKGIGTRGLITYLRTDSVRISSAAKEAASEFIANKFGKEYCSNNSFSNKNKDIQDAHEAIRPTDINLEPEAIRDSLTSDQFKLYTLVWNRFVASQMSAAEFDTVTVTIDNNGYEFRTSGSRLVFDGWRRVYPIASDKDSYVPELKKGDELNCIELIKEQKFTQPPARYTEAGLVKEMEEKNIGRPSTYSAIITTLTGRRYVTREKKNLVPTQLGFDVTGILSEYFGDIVDVEFTGELENQLDQVELKKEAWKHVIEDFYGPFSKELEVAQNEVEKIEQEVVLSDEVCELCGKPMAIKESRFGKFLACTGYPECKNTKPILKEIGVNCPKCGKPIIEKRTRRGGKIFYGCSGYPNCEVSFWDKPTGELCPKCGSMLLEGKGKKAKIKCSNENCSYVKPEKK from the coding sequence GTCCTTCTTATAATGTGCTCGCTTCGGTAGGACATGTAAGAGATTTACCTAAGAGCAGACTAGGGATAGATATAGAAAATCAATTTGAACCTGGATACATAAATATAAGAGGCAAGGGTGACAAGATTAAGGAACTTAAGAAAGCGGCAGCGTCTGCGTCACGTGTTCTTTTAGCAACTGACCCAGACCGTGAGGGAGAGGCTATATCATGGCATTTAGCATATTTGCTTGATATCGATCCAAAAAGTGAATGCAGGATAGTTTTTAATGAAATAAATAAAGAAGCCGTAAAAGAAGCTATTAAGCATCCTAGGTCAATTGATATGGGATTAGTAGATGCTCAGCAAGCCAGGAGAGTGTTAGATAGATTAGTTGGATATCAGATTAGTCCGCTTCTATGGCAGAAGGTAAGGCGTGGTCTCTCTGCTGGTAGAGTGCAGTCAGCAGCTCTCAAGATGATTTGCGATAGAGAGAATGAAATAAAATCTTTTGTACCTGAAGAGTATTGGACTATAACGGCTGATTATGGAGATAATTTCAATGCATCGCTCAGTAAATACAATGGAGAAGATATTCGCATTACTAAAGCTGAAGAAGCTGATGCTATTGAGAAGCAGCTAAGTGCAGGAAGATTTGTAGTAGAGAGTGTAAAGACAGGTAAGAGAAAGCCAAAACCTTATGCGCCATTTACTACTAGTAGTCTACAGCAGGATGCTTCTATAAAGTTGAATTTCCAGACTAAGAAGACTATGCAAATTGCCCAGCAGCTTTACGAAGGGATTGACGTAAAAGGAATTGGAACGAGAGGTTTAATTACTTATTTACGTACTGATTCCGTTAGAATATCATCTGCTGCAAAAGAAGCTGCATCGGAATTTATAGCTAATAAATTTGGTAAGGAATACTGTTCCAATAACTCATTTTCAAACAAGAATAAAGACATACAGGATGCACATGAAGCAATTAGGCCAACAGATATAAACCTTGAACCGGAGGCAATTCGTGACTCATTGACTTCAGATCAATTTAAGCTATATACACTTGTTTGGAATCGATTTGTTGCATCACAGATGTCAGCTGCAGAGTTTGATACAGTAACCGTAACCATAGATAATAATGGATATGAATTTAGAACATCTGGATCAAGATTAGTTTTTGATGGCTGGAGAAGGGTATATCCAATTGCAAGCGATAAGGATTCGTATGTACCAGAACTCAAAAAAGGTGATGAACTTAATTGTATAGAGCTTATTAAAGAACAGAAATTTACACAACCACCTGCTAGATATACGGAGGCTGGTCTTGTTAAAGAGATGGAAGAAAAGAATATAGGAAGACCTAGTACATATTCAGCCATTATAACAACGCTTACGGGCAGACGCTATGTTACTAGAGAAAAGAAAAATCTAGTACCAACACAACTGGGCTTTGATGTTACGGGTATTCTTTCAGAGTATTTCGGAGATATCGTAGATGTCGAATTTACGGGTGAATTAGAGAATCAACTAGACCAAGTCGAACTAAAAAAAGAAGCTTGGAAGCATGTAATAGAGGATTTTTATGGACCATTTAGCAAAGAGTTAGAAGTTGCTCAAAATGAAGTAGAGAAGATTGAACAGGAAGTAGTTCTAAGTGATGAAGTTTGTGAATTATGTGGGAAACCTATGGCGATTAAAGAAAGCCGATTTGGTAAATTCTTAGCCTGCACCGGATATCCTGAATGCAAAAACACAAAACCAATTTTAAAGGAAATTGGGGTAAATTGTCCAAAATGTGGCAAACCAATTATTGAAAAGAGGACCAGACGCGGTGGCAAAATATTCTACGGGTGTAGTGGTTATCCAAATTGTGAAGTTTCATTTTGGGATAAGCCAACTGGAGAACTGTGTCCTAAATGCGGATCAATGCTTCTTGAAGGCAAAGGGAAAAAAGCTAAAATTAAATGCTCTAACGAAAATTGTAGTTATGTAAAACCAGAGAAAAAGTAA
- the hslV gene encoding ATP-dependent protease subunit HslV, with amino-acid sequence MVQFHATTICAVKRPDGDICIGGDGQVTMGETTIMKNGAKKVKKIFKGKVLTGFAGSVADAFSLTDKFENKLQEHDGNLKRAAVDLAQFWRSDKATRSLEALMIVVNEEDLLVISGNGEVIEPDKNVVAIGSGGNYAYSAASALFDNTELDAESIVRKSLEIASSICVYTNDNISVEKL; translated from the coding sequence ATGGTTCAATTTCATGCGACAACTATTTGTGCAGTTAAAAGGCCTGATGGAGATATTTGTATTGGTGGCGATGGGCAGGTTACGATGGGGGAAACTACCATCATGAAGAACGGTGCCAAGAAGGTTAAGAAAATCTTTAAAGGAAAAGTCCTAACTGGATTCGCAGGTTCCGTGGCTGATGCCTTTTCACTAACCGATAAGTTTGAGAACAAGTTACAGGAGCATGATGGAAATTTAAAGCGTGCAGCTGTTGATTTAGCTCAATTTTGGAGAAGCGATAAAGCAACGCGTAGTCTTGAAGCTTTGATGATAGTAGTTAACGAGGAAGATTTACTAGTTATATCAGGAAACGGGGAAGTTATTGAACCTGATAAAAATGTCGTTGCTATTGGTTCTGGCGGTAATTATGCGTATTCTGCTGCTTCCGCTCTATTTGATAATACTGAATTAGATGCTGAAAGTATTGTTCGCAAGTCACTAGAAATTGCATCTTCTATTTGCGTATATACAAATGACAATATTTCTGTTGAGAAATTATAG
- a CDS encoding SH3 domain-containing protein: MNNIIAIKLKSIFAVLVFIILLMLGFAEAANAQSVQNATGYINSKSGVNVRAGTSVFSKKVTSISNNKKVTITEVVFSSNSNAAARDKWYHVNYGGKSGYIRSDLINRVEYSAVAGRTSSTLNSRLGAGTRFASVTTFGKNVNLTVLLKAKANKSNVDWYMIKYNGGYNYVCATWVDITGSIFSNNSGGTSDNAGTITTNPEPNPDMNPSDNNASPSNGTSSPDNSNTVNNPGNTNNNDSGNTSSSVNSNVDQTQTDFEKSIASFPEDYKVHLRKLHASHPNWKFIAKETGVDWNTALSKQSRDGVSLINGAYPLSYRDINPYSFKAKDQSRPLYSGASISSGSVGSASANTDISLLDEVFNANNGSDDAKFVHIRTASGQTGYIQGSVTNENYSHEINGTVKGGYTNIRKGAGTGYGRIGGANTGDKVSIVLTAKASDGVVWYKIKQGNGFGYICSKFVKVDDSIAPSSNTKQTTSTSSTTNTDVVFGTLNQSASYRMGPSDIFKEAGTLTSGQNVTIINSVKNIDNSNWYKIAVSGKVYYIPSSYVTSSGKVKDGEASVSGKVHDYLNYRSSYDITNKPVGTFPKNTDVVITGAINSGNYNWYRVQYKGKTYYAAANWITVSDQKYDGKEATPASDAQSVEAPAGGIESLKGVGRFTASGTYIPKDGSTWFNASSQVVGYYMDPRNFINENNIYMFEDLSYQSYQSQAAVSKIISGTALERNGFMASWFVSAGKENGMSPIALAARARQETGGGSIAISGYIFPDGKYAYNPYNIGAYSNANPVMRGLEYAKKQGWDTKQKAVFGGAKFIASGYIKQGQNSVYFQRFNVANGAAKVGTHQYMTNISACYTESISTKNSYSAYGITNESLVFVIPVYTNMPASTALPH; this comes from the coding sequence ATGAATAATATTATAGCTATAAAACTTAAATCAATATTTGCAGTTCTTGTTTTCATAATTCTGCTAATGTTGGGTTTTGCTGAGGCTGCTAATGCACAATCAGTTCAGAATGCGACAGGTTACATCAATTCAAAATCAGGAGTAAACGTTAGGGCGGGTACTTCCGTATTTTCTAAAAAAGTGACGTCTATTTCTAATAATAAGAAGGTTACAATAACAGAGGTTGTTTTTTCGTCAAATTCAAATGCAGCTGCTAGGGATAAATGGTATCATGTAAATTATGGCGGAAAGTCAGGTTATATTAGATCTGATTTGATTAATAGGGTGGAATATTCTGCAGTTGCGGGTAGAACATCTTCGACTTTAAACAGCAGACTTGGTGCCGGGACTAGATTTGCTAGTGTTACTACATTTGGAAAAAATGTAAATCTTACAGTCCTTTTAAAAGCTAAGGCTAATAAGTCAAATGTTGACTGGTATATGATTAAATATAATGGTGGCTATAATTATGTCTGTGCTACTTGGGTAGATATTACTGGAAGTATTTTCTCGAATAACAGCGGTGGTACTTCTGATAATGCTGGTACGATAACAACTAATCCAGAGCCAAATCCTGATATGAATCCATCAGATAATAATGCATCGCCTAGTAATGGCACATCATCACCCGATAATTCAAACACTGTAAACAATCCTGGTAACACGAACAACAATGATAGTGGTAATACAAGCAGCAGTGTAAATTCAAATGTTGATCAAACACAAACTGATTTTGAAAAATCAATTGCATCTTTTCCTGAGGATTATAAAGTCCATTTAAGAAAGCTTCATGCTTCTCATCCAAATTGGAAATTTATCGCTAAGGAAACAGGAGTTGATTGGAATACTGCATTATCAAAGCAGAGTCGTGACGGAGTGTCTCTCATTAATGGTGCTTATCCATTATCATATCGAGATATCAATCCTTATAGCTTCAAGGCTAAGGATCAGAGTAGACCTTTGTATAGTGGCGCAAGTATTTCATCTGGTTCAGTTGGCTCAGCAAGTGCTAATACTGATATTTCATTGTTAGATGAAGTATTTAATGCTAATAATGGAAGCGATGATGCAAAATTTGTTCACATTAGAACCGCTTCTGGACAGACTGGATATATACAGGGCAGTGTAACTAACGAAAATTATTCACATGAGATTAATGGTACTGTAAAAGGTGGTTATACGAACATAAGAAAAGGTGCAGGAACCGGTTATGGAAGAATTGGCGGGGCAAATACCGGAGATAAGGTTTCAATTGTTTTGACAGCAAAAGCGTCAGATGGTGTTGTTTGGTATAAGATAAAACAGGGAAACGGATTTGGATACATATGTAGCAAGTTTGTGAAAGTTGATGATTCCATAGCTCCAAGTTCAAATACTAAGCAGACGACATCAACATCATCAACAACAAATACTGATGTAGTTTTCGGAACTCTAAATCAAAGCGCTTCATACAGAATGGGACCATCTGATATCTTTAAAGAGGCTGGAACTTTAACCTCCGGACAGAACGTAACGATTATAAACAGCGTAAAGAATATTGATAACAGTAATTGGTATAAGATAGCTGTAAGTGGAAAAGTGTATTATATTCCTTCAAGTTATGTTACATCTTCGGGAAAAGTTAAGGATGGAGAAGCAAGTGTAAGTGGCAAGGTCCATGATTACTTAAACTATAGATCGTCATACGATATTACAAATAAGCCTGTAGGAACTTTTCCGAAGAACACAGATGTAGTCATCACAGGAGCTATAAATTCTGGTAACTACAACTGGTATAGAGTTCAGTATAAGGGAAAAACATACTACGCAGCAGCAAATTGGATAACTGTATCAGATCAGAAGTATGATGGTAAGGAAGCGACTCCAGCAAGTGATGCACAATCTGTTGAAGCTCCTGCTGGAGGTATAGAGTCCCTGAAGGGAGTTGGTAGATTTACTGCATCAGGAACTTATATACCAAAGGATGGATCAACGTGGTTCAATGCTAGTTCACAAGTAGTTGGTTACTATATGGATCCTCGTAATTTCATTAATGAAAATAACATTTACATGTTTGAAGATTTGTCGTATCAATCATACCAGTCTCAAGCTGCTGTTTCTAAAATAATATCAGGGACTGCGCTTGAGAGGAATGGTTTTATGGCTAGCTGGTTTGTGAGTGCAGGTAAGGAAAATGGTATGAGTCCAATTGCACTTGCTGCAAGAGCTCGCCAAGAAACTGGCGGAGGAAGTATTGCAATTTCAGGGTATATATTCCCTGATGGTAAGTATGCATATAACCCATATAATATTGGTGCTTATTCTAATGCAAATCCTGTTATGAGAGGACTCGAATATGCTAAGAAGCAAGGATGGGATACTAAACAGAAAGCAGTATTTGGAGGAGCCAAGTTTATCGCTAGCGGATATATCAAGCAGGGTCAAAACTCCGTTTATTTCCAACGATTTAACGTTGCAAATGGCGCTGCTAAAGTTGGAACACACCAGTATATGACAAATATATCAGCTTGCTACACTGAATCTATTTCAACAAAGAATAGCTACAGTGCTTACGGAATTACAAATGAATCACTAGTGTTTGTAATTCCTGTATATACCAATATGCCGGCATCAACAGCATTGCCACACTAG